The DNA window TTCTGCAGATCCCAGTCTGCCTGATATACGCCTGCCTGCTGGCAGTAAATATTATAAACACTCCTCACCTTTTGCCCTTTGGCATTATAGATATCAAACTGGATATCTCCTTCTCTAACACCTCTCCAGCTTAAGGTTACTGTCCCCTTTCTTAAACTGCCAGATACTGCCGGGTTGGGATATACATATAGCTGTTGGTCTGGGCAAATAACATCCTCATCTGTTCCGCTGCCCCAGGGATTAAATTCAA is part of the Candidatus Stygibacter australis genome and encodes:
- a CDS encoding FlgD immunoglobulin-like domain containing protein, with the translated sequence EFNPWGSGTDEDVICPDQQLYVYPNPAVSGSLRKGTVTLSWRGVREGDIQFDIYNAKGQKVRSVYNIYCQQAGVYQADWDLQNERGNKVSSGIYYVRIKLAGNYQEQQKVAVIN